TACGAAGTCGTATTTCATTCTTTTGATAAGAATAAGGCTCATATGGAAGCCATTGCGAATAGCCACGTCAGTGGTCGAACGCTTTCTTCTCCGCTTAGCTCTTTTGGTTCTAGTTTGTTGCAGGATAAAGTGTATTTAGATAAGGATTTTGTCTTTAACTACAAAGCGGTGGCTGATTCCGAAAAGGTCATTCGAGGTGCAACTTATTTCATTAAAAACGGGGATAAATTAGAAGGCATCCTTTGTATTAATCATGATACTTCTGAGTTGGTTGATGTGATGACCAAATTAATTTCACTGGAAAACCTTGGAAACTTCGTCAATATTTTAGGTATTGATGCTGCCTTTGCTGA
The sequence above is a segment of the Haemophilus parainfluenzae genome. Coding sequences within it:
- a CDS encoding helix-turn-helix transcriptional regulator, which codes for MNNVQKKYFIGLTHFLGNVLGPKYEVVFHSFDKNKAHMEAIANSHVSGRTLSSPLSSFGSSLLQDKVYLDKDFVFNYKAVADSEKVIRGATYFIKNGDKLEGILCINHDTSELVDVMTKLISLENLGNFVNILGIDAAFADVEEAEIINKEKLENSIEDILCEYLDFTLLHSDKPLSLRQRENAIKVLFDKGIFNIKGAIPMVAKYLKISEPSVYRYLKAIKEKA